In Rhodospirillaceae bacterium, the following proteins share a genomic window:
- the recN gene encoding DNA repair protein RecN encodes MLVHLSVHDVVLIEQLELEFDNGLCALTGETGAGKSILLDALGLVLGRRADVSLVRKGAQRAAVAATFRFSLGHPALVFVEQMGIESEGEIVIRRTINLEGRSRAFVNDQPVTVAYLADLGSLLVEVHGQNDRLGLLDQRVHRAVLDIAGNHGDLCAEVKLAYKNWAHAKQKLDAARELAEEGRLQEEALRRDLSELEGLSPKPGEEEELTKLRSLLKESTSISESLAAAHAQLGDGEGGSIEVRVAMARRAIDAKADVSGGYLNELLQSLDRLSIELTETLTVMESVGGKLDADPQRLSEVEERLFLLKELAVKHAVSIDGLEEVQIRLETELKKMGSVDQQVKEEEANVKAGEIRLSNLISKLHLARMKTGQKLDLGVMQEVHDLKMEGVKFNTSIQELPKEQWSENGGDKISFEVSTAPGLAPGPIYKVASGGELSRFMLALRVVIADSAPIKTLVFDEIDTGIGGAVADSVGQRLSRLAGNVQVLVVTHQPQIAVQARRHFKVFKDLHGGEAITGVEQLTAAGCIEEIARMLAGEMITEEARAAAKRLMHEAR; translated from the coding sequence ATGTTGGTCCACCTTTCAGTTCATGATGTGGTTCTTATTGAGCAGCTTGAGTTAGAATTCGATAATGGGTTATGTGCGCTAACGGGGGAGACGGGTGCTGGGAAATCCATTCTTTTGGATGCTTTGGGATTGGTTCTGGGGAGACGGGCAGACGTTTCATTGGTTAGGAAAGGGGCGCAGCGGGCGGCTGTAGCTGCTACTTTTCGGTTTTCTTTGGGTCATCCAGCTCTAGTTTTTGTTGAGCAAATGGGGATTGAATCCGAGGGTGAAATCGTAATTCGAAGAACCATTAATCTGGAAGGCCGCAGTCGAGCTTTTGTAAATGATCAACCTGTCACTGTGGCTTATCTGGCAGATTTGGGTTCTTTGTTGGTGGAAGTCCACGGTCAGAATGATCGATTAGGGCTTCTAGATCAGCGTGTCCATCGAGCAGTTCTAGATATCGCCGGTAATCACGGAGACTTATGCGCCGAGGTTAAGTTGGCATATAAAAACTGGGCACATGCGAAGCAAAAACTAGATGCGGCTAGGGAACTTGCAGAAGAAGGTCGTCTCCAGGAAGAAGCGCTACGTAGGGACTTGTCAGAGCTTGAAGGGTTATCTCCCAAACCTGGGGAGGAGGAAGAGCTCACTAAGCTACGTTCTCTGTTGAAGGAATCGACGTCAATATCGGAGTCTTTGGCGGCCGCTCACGCTCAGCTAGGGGATGGAGAGGGGGGCTCAATCGAGGTCCGGGTGGCGATGGCCCGACGCGCTATCGATGCCAAGGCGGATGTTTCTGGAGGTTACTTAAATGAATTATTGCAGTCTCTGGATCGGTTATCGATAGAACTAACTGAAACATTGACTGTAATGGAAAGTGTTGGTGGCAAACTCGATGCGGATCCTCAGCGGCTTTCTGAGGTAGAAGAGCGTTTGTTCTTGCTTAAAGAACTTGCGGTTAAACACGCCGTGTCCATAGATGGTTTGGAGGAGGTTCAAATTCGTCTGGAGACTGAATTAAAGAAAATGGGTTCTGTGGATCAACAGGTCAAGGAGGAGGAGGCCAATGTAAAAGCAGGTGAGATCAGACTATCGAATTTAATCTCTAAACTCCATTTGGCTCGCATGAAGACTGGTCAAAAACTAGATCTTGGAGTTATGCAGGAGGTCCATGATCTCAAGATGGAAGGGGTTAAATTTAACACTTCCATTCAAGAGCTTCCTAAAGAGCAATGGTCTGAAAATGGTGGAGATAAAATTAGTTTTGAGGTTTCGACTGCGCCTGGCCTTGCTCCTGGCCCTATTTACAAGGTGGCTTCTGGTGGGGAGCTTTCTCGTTTTATGCTGGCGTTACGGGTTGTAATAGCGGATTCTGCGCCGATAAAAACCTTGGTCTTTGACGAAATTGACACCGGCATAGGGGGTGCAGTGGCAGACTCGGTTGGGCAACGATTATCTCGGTTGGCCGGTAATGTTCAGGTTTTGGTTGTCACCCACCAGCCACAAATCGCCGTTCAAGCGAGGCGGCATTTCAAGGTATTCAAAGATTTACATGGAGGGGAGGCGATAACAGGGGTAGAACAATTGACTGCTGCCGGATGCATTGAAGAAATCGCCCGGATGTTAGCAGGAGAGATGATTACCGAAGAGGCTAGAGCGGCAGCTAAACGTCTAATGCATGAGGCTCGGTAA
- a CDS encoding outer membrane protein assembly factor BamD: protein MGKKIRDWGSLSVAVILGCVVLAGCGSTRPEIYIERPVEDIYNIAMDYLLDGAYEDAAKAFEEVERQHPYSVWSTKAQVMAAYAFYMDNDYDSAIIAAERFISLHPGNEEASYALYLVGLSYYEQISDVGRDQGMTELALSSFEAVIRRFPETSYAKDSRLKMGLARDHLAGKEMEIGRTYQSLDLYVAAINRFRQVVEKYQTTSHVPEALHRLAESYLALGLTGEAESAAAVLGHNFGGSTWYQSSYQLLRKSSLEPRLSNQSWLSRLF from the coding sequence ATGGGCAAGAAAATCAGGGATTGGGGAAGTCTGTCTGTAGCTGTAATTCTTGGTTGTGTTGTGCTCGCTGGATGTGGCTCCACCCGACCAGAAATATACATAGAGCGGCCGGTTGAGGACATCTACAATATTGCCATGGATTACCTCCTAGACGGAGCCTACGAGGATGCAGCAAAGGCCTTCGAGGAGGTGGAGCGTCAACATCCATATTCAGTCTGGTCTACCAAGGCGCAGGTCATGGCAGCATATGCTTTTTACATGGACAATGATTATGATTCCGCAATAATCGCAGCTGAACGGTTCATTTCCCTTCATCCGGGAAATGAAGAGGCATCGTATGCGCTCTATTTGGTGGGGTTGAGCTATTATGAGCAGATTTCTGATGTTGGAAGGGACCAAGGGATGACAGAGTTGGCGCTGTCTTCCTTTGAAGCAGTAATTCGCCGGTTTCCGGAAACATCTTACGCAAAGGACTCTCGCTTAAAAATGGGGCTGGCCCGTGACCATTTGGCCGGTAAAGAGATGGAGATTGGCCGAACTTATCAAAGTCTAGACTTGTATGTTGCTGCAATTAATAGGTTTAGGCAGGTCGTGGAGAAATACCAGACCACAAGCCATGTTCCAGAGGCTCTGCACAGGCTTGCCGAATCTTACTTGGCCTTGGGCCTGACCGGAGAGGCAGAGTCGGCGGCAGCTGTGTTGGGTCATAATTTTGGTGGAAGCACTTGGTATCAATCTTCGTATCAGTTGCTCCGAAAAAGCAGCTTAGAGCCTCGTTTGTCCAACCAATCTTGGTTATCACGTCTTTTTTAA
- the hisN gene encoding histidinol-phosphatase — protein MPQFDPKKLDELKSFAEELADAAQQAILPYFRKQIPVSEKLTDSPSGQPVTDADLKAETAMRQLISHRYPDHGIIGEEFEDINPGADLSWVLDPIDGTRAFIAGLPLFGTLIGLGYKGKPILGVLDQPILKERFIGAGSLSTLNGKKIRTRNCLSLTNAIYATTDPRMMLGATQQAILHKLMRLTRITQFGGNCYAYAMLAAGSIDIIVENDLKPWDTFALIPIIQGAGGIITSWSGESATNSPHVLACGKTQLHSDVLPHFAHH, from the coding sequence ATGCCTCAGTTTGACCCGAAAAAACTTGATGAACTAAAAAGCTTTGCAGAAGAATTAGCGGATGCAGCCCAGCAGGCCATCCTACCCTATTTTCGAAAACAAATCCCAGTCAGTGAAAAATTAACAGACAGCCCAAGTGGCCAACCTGTTACAGATGCCGACTTAAAAGCGGAAACCGCCATGCGACAGCTAATCTCGCACCGTTATCCGGATCATGGTATTATCGGAGAAGAATTCGAAGATATAAACCCTGGGGCTGATCTCTCGTGGGTCCTCGACCCAATTGATGGTACGCGGGCATTTATAGCGGGCCTCCCCCTGTTCGGCACCCTCATTGGCCTTGGCTATAAAGGCAAACCGATCTTGGGCGTTCTGGACCAACCCATACTTAAAGAACGATTTATTGGAGCAGGTTCCTTAAGTACGCTTAATGGTAAAAAGATTCGGACGCGTAACTGCCTGAGTCTGACCAATGCGATATATGCTACGACAGACCCACGAATGATGCTTGGAGCCACCCAGCAGGCAATTCTCCACAAATTAATGCGCCTAACACGGATCACTCAGTTTGGTGGTAATTGCTATGCGTATGCAATGTTAGCTGCCGGCTCTATTGATATTATTGTTGAGAATGACCTGAAGCCCTGGGACACTTTTGCATTAATTCCAATTATTCAGGGAGCTGGTGGTATAATCACCTCTTGGTCCGGCGAATCTGCCACAAATTCACCCCATGTGTTGGCCTGCGGTAAGACACAACTTCACTCTGATGTGCTACCCCATTTTGCTCATCACTAG
- a CDS encoding electron transfer flavoprotein-ubiquinone oxidoreductase, with protein sequence MEYDVVIVGAGPSGLAAAIRLRQLATKSDMDLSVCVLEKGSEVGAHILSGAVIETRALDELIPNWKDLGAPLKTLVTQESLIHLTERGSFKFPTIPPQMRNKGNYIISLGNFCRWMAEHAESLGVEIYPGFPATEVLYDETDTVIGVATGEMGIDKNGEKSSNYQAGMELRAKQTLFAEGCRGSLTKTLSKHFNLTENSDPQTFGIGIKELWEIPSELHNPGEVIHTVGWPLKADTYGGSFLYHLEDNQVAVGFVVGLDYQNPHLDPYMEFQRFKQHPSIRKTFESGTRLAYGARALNEGGFQSIPKLTFPGGALVGCSAGFMNVPKIKGSHTAMKSGILAAEAVASHLLTEDISLKATEIKAYESSLKSSWIWEELRKVRNIRPAFRWGLWPALLYGAFDTYILRGKAPWTLRHKPDHIQLKLSTECQPIAYPKPDGVISFDRLSSVYLSNTNHTEDQPTHLKLKDTNTAIAINLTKYNAPEQRFCPAGVYEIVEGQADGKPRLQINSQNCVHCKTCDIKDPTQNIDWVPPEGGGGPNYPNM encoded by the coding sequence ATGGAATACGATGTCGTAATCGTTGGAGCTGGCCCTAGCGGACTAGCAGCAGCAATACGGCTTCGTCAATTAGCTACAAAGTCGGACATGGATCTCAGTGTCTGTGTTTTGGAGAAAGGCTCAGAAGTTGGCGCTCATATTCTGTCTGGCGCAGTCATCGAGACGCGGGCATTAGATGAACTCATTCCAAATTGGAAAGATTTAGGAGCACCTCTCAAGACCCTGGTAACTCAGGAAAGTTTGATACATCTGACTGAACGTGGGAGCTTTAAGTTTCCAACCATTCCTCCGCAAATGAGAAATAAAGGTAACTACATAATCTCATTGGGAAATTTTTGCCGATGGATGGCAGAACACGCAGAGTCACTAGGGGTAGAGATCTATCCGGGATTTCCGGCTACGGAAGTTCTTTACGATGAGACAGACACTGTCATCGGGGTGGCAACAGGAGAAATGGGAATCGATAAGAATGGAGAAAAGAGTTCTAACTACCAGGCCGGAATGGAACTGCGAGCAAAACAAACTCTCTTCGCCGAAGGATGCAGGGGATCACTAACTAAAACCCTTTCCAAACACTTCAACCTTACCGAAAACTCGGACCCTCAAACCTTTGGGATTGGAATCAAAGAACTGTGGGAGATCCCATCAGAATTGCACAATCCAGGGGAAGTAATACATACAGTGGGGTGGCCATTAAAGGCGGATACATATGGTGGCTCATTCCTTTATCATTTGGAAGATAACCAAGTAGCTGTCGGATTTGTCGTAGGCCTCGATTATCAAAATCCGCATCTCGACCCCTATATGGAATTCCAGCGTTTTAAGCAACACCCCTCTATCCGCAAAACTTTTGAGAGCGGCACCAGACTTGCTTACGGGGCTAGAGCACTGAATGAAGGTGGCTTCCAATCCATCCCAAAGCTGACCTTTCCCGGGGGTGCACTCGTCGGCTGTTCGGCAGGTTTTATGAATGTGCCAAAAATTAAAGGAAGCCACACCGCGATGAAGTCCGGCATCCTAGCGGCGGAGGCAGTAGCCTCCCATCTACTAACTGAAGACATTTCTTTGAAGGCCACCGAGATTAAAGCCTATGAGAGCTCACTAAAATCTTCATGGATTTGGGAAGAACTTCGGAAGGTTAGGAATATCCGGCCCGCTTTTCGATGGGGCTTATGGCCTGCGCTACTATACGGCGCTTTTGACACCTATATTTTACGGGGAAAAGCTCCTTGGACTTTGCGGCACAAACCCGACCACATCCAACTGAAACTCTCTACTGAATGTCAGCCCATTGCGTATCCAAAACCAGACGGAGTAATCAGTTTTGATCGACTATCCTCGGTATACCTGTCGAATACCAACCACACCGAGGATCAACCCACTCACCTAAAATTAAAGGATACCAATACCGCCATTGCCATCAATTTGACAAAATACAATGCGCCCGAACAACGCTTTTGTCCGGCTGGAGTTTATGAAATAGTAGAGGGTCAAGCTGACGGGAAACCCAGACTGCAAATTAACTCACAAAACTGTGTTCACTGCAAAACATGTGATATCAAAGATCCCACCCAAAACATTGACTGGGTTCCTCCGGAGGGCGGAGGCGGCCCCAATTATCCCAACATGTAA
- a CDS encoding ArsR family transcriptional regulator, giving the protein MKLDQTDKKILKLLQNDATLQLSEIASSVGLSATPCWRRIQKLEQAGIIRKRVALLNENLINAGVAVFVSIQTTNHNPKWLQEFSAVLTNLPEVMEVYRLSGATDYLLRVVVPSVEHYDNFYKKISRMIPDSHISSSFAMECIKSTTALPLDYV; this is encoded by the coding sequence ATGAAACTAGATCAGACCGACAAAAAGATACTGAAATTGTTACAGAACGACGCAACGCTGCAATTGTCTGAGATTGCCTCATCTGTTGGGCTTTCTGCCACCCCATGCTGGCGCCGCATTCAGAAGCTTGAACAAGCTGGCATCATCCGGAAACGAGTTGCTCTCCTGAATGAGAACCTAATTAATGCTGGAGTCGCGGTTTTCGTGTCCATTCAAACTACCAACCACAATCCGAAGTGGCTTCAAGAATTCTCAGCGGTACTCACAAATTTGCCTGAGGTAATGGAAGTATATCGATTAAGCGGTGCGACAGATTATCTATTAAGAGTGGTTGTACCCAGCGTGGAACACTATGATAACTTTTACAAAAAAATTAGCAGAATGATCCCAGACAGCCATATCAGCTCAAGCTTTGCCATGGAATGTATTAAATCGACAACTGCACTCCCCCTTGATTATGTTTAG
- a CDS encoding sorbosone dehydrogenase: MGCGPALSNNRENLAEKLALIQLPPGFTIKLYAEGVPDARAMTVGPNGTLFVGSRSKGNVYGIVDTDHDQKADNVFVIAQNLRAPAGVAMWEQSLYVSAVNKILRFDDIEENLQKPSSPIVVTDRLPNESHHGWKFIDFGPDGSLYVPVGAPCNVCLRSDPYATILKMNRNGSNTEIIARGVRNSVGFAWHPETKELWFTDNGRDNLGDDSPPGELNRLHRPGQHFGFPFCHGASISDPKFGHTGSCNDSQAPEQLLGPHVAPLGITFYQGDMFPQEYKNAIFIAEHGSWNRSKKLGYRITLVQLDHLGKAKSYVVFAEGWLQDQRAWGRPADVLVLHDGSLLISDDKAGAIYRIAYVGPQPN; this comes from the coding sequence ATGGGTTGCGGCCCTGCATTGAGTAATAATAGAGAGAATCTCGCAGAAAAATTAGCCCTTATTCAGTTACCTCCTGGATTTACTATTAAATTATATGCTGAGGGAGTGCCCGATGCTCGGGCCATGACGGTTGGCCCTAATGGGACCCTCTTTGTTGGCTCTCGGTCAAAAGGTAATGTCTACGGCATTGTTGACACTGACCACGACCAAAAAGCTGACAATGTTTTTGTCATAGCGCAAAATTTACGAGCCCCTGCTGGGGTCGCAATGTGGGAACAGTCGTTATATGTGAGTGCAGTAAATAAAATTCTTCGGTTTGACGACATTGAAGAAAATCTGCAGAAACCTTCATCTCCAATAGTAGTTACTGACCGCTTGCCAAACGAAAGTCATCACGGGTGGAAATTTATAGATTTTGGCCCAGACGGCTCTTTGTATGTTCCAGTTGGAGCTCCGTGCAATGTATGCCTTCGCTCCGACCCGTACGCGACTATATTGAAAATGAACAGGAATGGGTCAAACACTGAGATTATTGCTAGGGGAGTGCGCAATTCGGTTGGGTTTGCCTGGCATCCCGAAACAAAAGAACTTTGGTTTACAGACAATGGTCGGGACAACCTTGGCGACGATAGTCCGCCGGGGGAGCTCAATCGTTTACATAGGCCTGGCCAACATTTTGGTTTTCCTTTCTGCCACGGAGCATCTATTTCTGACCCAAAGTTCGGGCATACCGGTAGCTGCAACGACTCTCAAGCTCCCGAACAACTGCTTGGCCCTCATGTTGCACCGTTGGGGATCACATTCTATCAAGGAGATATGTTCCCCCAGGAATATAAGAATGCTATCTTTATAGCGGAACACGGGTCCTGGAACCGTAGCAAAAAACTTGGTTACCGCATCACTTTGGTTCAGCTGGATCATTTGGGCAAAGCAAAGTCTTATGTAGTTTTTGCAGAGGGTTGGCTCCAAGACCAAAGAGCATGGGGAAGGCCAGCCGATGTTCTTGTCTTACATGACGGTTCACTTCTGATATCAGACGACAAAGCAGGAGCCATCTACCGGATAGCATACGTTGGGCCACAACCCAACTGA
- a CDS encoding mannose-1-phosphate guanylyltransferase/mannose-6-phosphate isomerase — translation MSHCYPVLLAGGLGARLWPLSREIYPKQLLSLLGKNSLLQQTALRALELAPAENVITVTTRPHYRAIRDQLQELEPMLGKNLLVEPQGRNTTAAVGIAALHAQNLEPNSTLVIMPADHCIRDTQGLQKALGTAIELANSGRIVTLGIEPTRPEXEYGYITIGNKIPQTENSFETKSFLEKPDRKTIRKLIATQRVYWNSGIFVVTARTLLSEMNKYANAVTKNIADASRSAVHQDDVMVFQHKDYSNIPSIPIDKLLMEQSQKLALIPMDVGWSDVGSWQQIWEISEKDDHGVAKIGDAVTENCRNSLLRSEHRLLVGTGLDNIAVIETADAVLVTALGRDNDLRKIFQDLQKQQRPETTRHLKERRPWGSFQVLMDSPSFKIKELVIXPGGRLSLQSHKHRTEHWVVVEGEAKITRGDTVEFIKTNQSTYIAAHEIHRLENCTENILRVIEVQCGDSLSENDIERYEDAYGR, via the coding sequence ATGTCGCATTGTTACCCTGTGCTATTAGCTGGTGGCCTAGGAGCTCGTTTATGGCCACTTAGTAGAGAAATTTATCCTAAACAATTATTGAGCCTGCTAGGAAAGAACTCCCTACTCCAACAAACTGCTCTACGTGCTCTGGAGCTTGCTCCAGCTGAAAACGTTATAACAGTGACAACCCGTCCGCACTACCGAGCTATTCGTGATCAACTTCAAGAACTGGAACCAATGCTTGGGAAAAACCTTCTTGTTGAACCACAGGGAAGAAATACGACCGCCGCAGTGGGCATCGCAGCATTACACGCCCAAAATTTAGAGCCTAACTCGACACTTGTAATCATGCCAGCAGATCACTGTATTCGGGATACCCAAGGATTGCAGAAAGCGCTCGGAACAGCAATTGAATTAGCTAATAGCGGTCGCATAGTCACTTTGGGGATAGAACCAACTCGACCAGAAANCGAGTATGGCTACATTACCATTGGCAACAAAATTCCACAGACAGAGAACTCATTTGAAACAAAAAGTTTTCTTGAAAAACCTGACAGAAAAACCATAAGAAAATTGATTGCCACACAAAGAGTATATTGGAATAGCGGAATATTTGTGGTGACTGCAAGGACATTACTCTCGGAAATGAATAAGTATGCTAATGCGGTCACAAAGAATATAGCAGACGCATCAAGGAGTGCTGTGCACCAGGATGACGTTATGGTTTTTCAACATAAAGATTATTCCAATATTCCATCAATTCCCATTGATAAATTGCTTATGGAGCAGTCTCAAAAACTCGCCTTGATCCCAATGGACGTGGGTTGGTCCGACGTGGGTTCTTGGCAACAAATCTGGGAAATCAGTGAAAAAGATGACCATGGCGTAGCCAAAATAGGCGACGCAGTAACAGAGAATTGCCGCAACAGTCTGCTACGAAGTGAACATAGACTTTTGGTAGGAACCGGGCTCGATAACATAGCAGTTATTGAAACAGCGGATGCTGTTCTCGTAACTGCACTGGGACGTGATAACGACTTACGGAAAATTTTCCAAGATCTTCAAAAACAGCAAAGACCGGAGACCACAAGACATCTCAAGGAAAGAAGGCCTTGGGGATCTTTTCAAGTTTTGATGGATTCTCCCAGTTTTAAGATAAAAGAGTTAGTTATAGNGCCTGGAGGCCGGCTTAGTCTCCAAAGCCATAAGCACAGAACAGAGCACTGGGTTGTAGTGGAGGGGGAGGCAAAAATCACCCGTGGGGATACAGTGGAATTTATTAAAACCAACCAATCTACGTACATCGCTGCCCATGAAATTCATCGTCTAGAAAATTGTACAGAAAATATTTTGAGGGTTATTGAAGTTCAGTGTGGAGATTCTCTTTCAGAGAATGATATAGAACGCTACGAAGATGCGTATGGTCGGTAA
- the speD gene encoding adenosylmethionine decarboxylase, producing MSNXELNHGRDTSLVIALPDHFKKIHGMTFAGTHLLLDIWQARGLDEMERVENALCDAANISRATLIQVHLHRFTPSGGISGIAILAESHISIHTWPERSYAAVDIFMCGDTQPELAIPVLEEAFLTKQIIVETIKRGRVP from the coding sequence ATGTCTAATGANGAATTGAACCATGGCAGAGACACCAGCTTAGTGATTGCATTACCTGACCACTTTAAGAAAATCCATGGCATGACGTTTGCTGGCACTCATCTATTGCTCGACATCTGGCAAGCTCGCGGACTTGATGAAATGGAAAGAGTAGAGAATGCCCTTTGCGACGCGGCAAATATCTCGCGCGCTACACTGATTCAAGTGCACCTCCACAGGTTTACACCATCTGGCGGNATTTCGGGAATTGCCATTTTGGCCGAGTCACATATTTCTATCCATACCTGGCCAGAAAGAAGCTACGCCGCAGTAGACATTTTTATGTGTGGAGATACCCAGCCGGAATTGGCCATACCAGTTTTGGAAGAGGCCTTTCTCACTAAACAGATTATAGTCGAAACTATCAAGAGAGGTCGGGTCCCATAA
- a CDS encoding spermidine synthase, with protein sequence MSEWFIETLNEDLGQRIRIDEVIYKHTTRFQRLLIFKNKLLGKVLTLDGIVQTTEADEFIYHEMLCHVPMIAHGDPRKVLVVGGGDGGTLRQVLKHHSVEKVILVELDSKVIEICQKHLPGLSAGAFEDPRLDLIIGDGYDYVMSTDHSYDIIIVDSPDPVGPAAKLFSSQFYQNCNRILSKTGVLVTQNGVPFVQGAELLNSAHLLSQNFHDVTFYLAAVPTYQGGAMAFGWASNFPELRKISLDELEHRFVKADLTTSYYDPAIHLSCFTTPKWISSLLCNSELQSEGL encoded by the coding sequence ATGTCAGAATGGTTTATCGAAACTCTTAATGAAGATCTTGGTCAACGAATCCGGATCGATGAGGTAATTTACAAGCATACAACCCGATTCCAACGNCTGCTTATTTTTAAAAATAAATTACTAGGAAAGGTATTAACCCTTGATGGCATAGTTCAAACAACAGAGGCTGATGAATTTATCTATCATGAAATGCTTTGCCATGTACCAATGATTGCTCATGGCGATCCAAGAAAAGTGCTTGTCGTTGGTGGGGGAGATGGCGGCACATTGAGGCAAGTTCTTAAACACCACTCCGTGGAAAAAGTTATCCTAGTAGAACTCGATTCTAAGGTAATTGAAATTTGCCAAAAACATCTACCGGGCCTTAGCGCAGGAGCATTTGAAGATCCACGGCTCGACCTAATAATAGGAGATGGCTATGATTATGTGATGTCAACAGATCACAGCTACGATATTATTATCGTAGACTCACCAGATCCTGTGGGCCCAGCAGCTAAACTATTTTCATCGCAATTCTACCAAAATTGCAATCGAATATTGTCAAAGACCGGTGTTCTAGTTACCCAAAATGGGGTTCCATTTGTGCAAGGGGCTGAACTTTTGAACAGCGCTCACCTATTATCGCAAAACTTCCACGATGTTACTTTTTACCTTGCTGCGGTTCCCACATATCAAGGGGGAGCAATGGCATTTGGATGGGCGAGCAATTTCCCAGAATTAAGAAAAATATCCTTGGACGAACTCGAACACCGGTTCGTAAAGGCTGACTTGACCACCTCCTACTACGATCCAGCGATCCATCTTTCCTGTTTCACAACTCCAAAATGGATCTCCAGCCTCTTATGTAACTCGGAGTTACAAAGTGAAGGTCTATAA
- a CDS encoding oxygen-dependent coproporphyrinogen oxidase yields the protein MSESDSVSSRESKGDLARNKGIAQDWFIELRDLLCREFESIEADLVEGPNASLAPGKFERTPWKRDGGGGGETSIMRGRVFEKVGVNVSTVFGAFDKKFQGAIPGTETSPQFWASGISVVAHMCSPLVPAVHMNTRHIVTARSWFGGGSDLTPMIENKQDSRDFHKAMERTCNAHGLDYYERFSKWCDDYFYLPHRGEARGIGGIFFDNLENDWRKDFLFTKDVGLAFLGIFPKIVRRNFLKDWTESQREEQLLKRGRYVEFNLLYDRGTQFGLKTGGNIDAILMSLPPVVKWP from the coding sequence TTGAGTGAGTCTGATTCTGTCAGTTCAAGGGAAAGTAAAGGTGATCTAGCTAGGAATAAGGGGATTGCTCAAGATTGGTTTATAGAGTTGCGGGATCTCTTATGTCGGGAATTTGAATCGATTGAAGCCGACTTGGTGGAAGGTCCAAATGCTAGTTTAGCTCCGGGAAAATTTGAGAGAACGCCTTGGAAAAGAGACGGAGGTGGTGGCGGAGAGACGTCGATCATGCGTGGTCGAGTTTTTGAGAAAGTTGGGGTAAATGTGTCTACTGTCTTTGGTGCTTTTGACAAGAAATTTCAGGGAGCAATACCTGGAACTGAAACAAGCCCTCAATTTTGGGCTAGTGGGATTTCCGTGGTTGCTCACATGTGTTCGCCTCTTGTGCCTGCGGTCCATATGAACACCCGTCATATTGTGACGGCACGCTCTTGGTTTGGGGGCGGAAGTGACCTAACCCCTATGATCGAAAATAAACAGGATTCCAGAGATTTTCATAAAGCTATGGAAAGGACTTGTAATGCCCATGGGTTGGACTATTACGAGCGGTTTAGCAAGTGGTGTGACGACTATTTTTATTTGCCCCATAGAGGAGAGGCCCGGGGAATCGGCGGAATTTTTTTTGATAATTTAGAGAATGATTGGCGAAAAGATTTTTTATTTACTAAGGATGTTGGGTTGGCTTTCTTAGGAATTTTTCCAAAAATTGTTCGGCGGAATTTTTTGAAAGACTGGACTGAATCTCAAAGGGAGGAGCAACTCTTAAAAAGGGGGAGATATGTCGAGTTTAATCTTTTGTATGATCGTGGAACACAATTTGGGCTAAAAACTGGCGGCAATATTGATGCGATATTAATGTCGCTCCCGCCGGTTGTGAAGTGGCCCTAG
- a CDS encoding tRNA methyltransferase yields the protein MRIALYQPDIAPNAGAIFRLASVLGVEVDLIGPAGFVMSDKKLRRVAMDYFDPANICMHDSWSDYLLFRACSSKANGRIVLLTTSADSNHIDFSYREADTLXVGRETAGVPLQVHQRSDARVRIPMVQGRRSLNVVVATAIVAGEAFRQTGLWNNLSN from the coding sequence TTGAGGATTGCCTTATATCAACCTGATATCGCTCCAAATGCCGGGGCTATTTTTCGTTTGGCATCGGTCCTTGGGGTGGAGGTCGATCTCATTGGTCCTGCNGGATTTGTTATGAGTGATAAAAAATTACGTCGTGTTGCTATGGATTATTTTGATCCCGCCAATATTTGTATGCATGATTCGTGGAGCGACTATCTTCTGTTTCGGGCATGTTCGTCTAAAGCCAATGGTCGTATCGTCTTGTTGACTACCTCGGCCGATAGCAACCATATAGATTTTTCCTATAGAGAAGCAGATACTCTGNTGGTTGGCCGTGAGACTGCTGGTGTTCCTCTTCAAGTGCATCAGCGATCTGACGCACGAGTACGGATCCCGATGGTCCAAGGACGAAGATCCTTAAATGTTGTTGTTGCTACGGCAATAGTAGCAGGGGAGGCTTTTCGCCAGACAGGCCTTTGGAATAATCTATCGAATTAA